The Takifugu rubripes chromosome 7, fTakRub1.2, whole genome shotgun sequence genome has a segment encoding these proteins:
- the nradd gene encoding tumor necrosis factor receptor superfamily member 16 has translation MRLFVICGLLLVKVAVGDACPSGQFSESGQCCSLCPAGFGVVAECGKADTKCAPCPQGTFSSSEGLGPCQPCAKCPLSVPMLASCTATENTQCECDSGYFFWGVHGLCAPCSKCTRGEGAVRECGPKGDTLCQICGPGTFSEELRTTKPCQVCAKCSDSEVEIRACLPNSDTLCMDKQLDILSRPVDGTSDASRWPILEDVTKVEASPTPGTPKFTPQEESGSNNILAYVSVLAAVVLGLFIYVGYKCWRSCKQKRALSKARAAELSASPEGEKLQSDSGVFVDSHSLHDNQTSKGTNRDSKQDNRLYINLPPHRQEEVEHLLQEGGGRGWRQVGAALGYEPEQLDLFGHGEAPARTLLSNWAQKEGSTLGSLCSVLARVERPDVVAALNRPGQGVSLV, from the exons atgagactgtTTGTCATCTGCGGGCTTCTGCTGGTAAAA GTTGCCGTTGGAGATGCGTGTCCCAGTGGACAGTTCAGCGAGTCGGGGCAGTGCTGCAGCCTGTGTCCCGCTGGATTCGGCGTGGTGGCAGAATGCGGGAAAGCGGATACCAAATGTGCACCGTGCCCACAGG GAACCTTTTCTTCATCCGAAGGGCTCGGCCCTTGCCAGCCCTGCGCCAAGTGCCCGCTGAGCGTCCCCATGTTGGCCTCCTGTACCGCCACTGAGAACACGCAGTGCGAATGCGACAGCGGCTACTTCTTCTGGGGTGTCCACGGCTTGTGCGCGCCTTGCTCCAAGTGCACCCGCGGCGAGGGAGCCGTCCGGGAGTGCGGCCCGAAGGGAGACACTCTGTGCCAGATCTGCGGCCCCGGAACATTTTCCGAGGAGCTGAGGACCACCAAACCGTGCCAGGTCTGCGCCAAGTGTTCCGACAGCGAGGTGGAAATCCGAGCCTGCCTCCCCAACTCTGACACGCTCTGCATGG ACAAGCAGCTGGACATTTTGTCTCGTCCCGTCGACGGGACGAGCGATGCGTCCCGCTGGCCGATCTTGGAGGACGTGACCAAAGTAGAGGCCAGTCCCACCCCGGGGACACCCAAATTCACCCCACAGGAGGAGAGTGGAAGCAACAACATTCTGGCCTACGTGTCTGTTCTGGCTGCTGTCGTGCTGGGTCTGTTTATCTATGTGGGTTATAAGTG ctgGAGGTCCTGTAAACAGAAGAGGGCTCTCTCCAAGGCCCGCGCTGCCGAACTGAGCGCCTCCCCCGAGGGCGAGAAGCTCCAGAGTGACAGCGGGGTTTTTGTAGACTCTCACAGTCTGCATGACAACCAGACGAGCAAAG GCACTAACAGGGACAGCAAGCAGGACAACCGGCTGTACATCAACCTCCCCCCCCACCGgcaggaagaggtggaacacctcctgcaggaaggaggaggcCGGGGATGGAGGCAGGTGGGCGCAGCACTGGGCTACGAGCCCGAACAGCTGGATCTGTTTGGGCACGGCGAGGCCCCCGCCCGCACTCTCCTCTCTAACTGGGCGCAGAAGGAGGGCTCCACCCTGGGATCGCTGTGCTCCGTGCTGGCTCGCGTGGAGAGGCCCGACGTGGTGGCAGCCCTGAACCGTCCCGGGCAGGGCGTTTCCCTGGTGTGA